CATCGCTTTTTCCATCTTTTTCAATGTTTTGAATGATGCGCGTTGTGCTTTATCACGACCTTCGTCTAAAATTTCATCTAATCGATCTGATTCATAGAATGTATTGAACTTTTCTTGGAAGTCGATTAAGAATTTTTCAACGATATCTGCTAAGTCACCTTTGAAAGCGCCATATCCTTGACCTTCATATTGTGCCTCTAATGTCGCGATTGGTGTGCCTGTTAAGCTAGAGTAAATTGTTAATAAGTTAGAGATGCCAGGTTTGTTTTCTTTATCATATTTAATGATTCCGTCAGAGTCTGTAACTGCACTTTTGATTTTTTTAGCAGCCAGACGTGGCTCATCTAATAAAGAGATAAAGTTTTTCTGATTGTCATCACTCTTACTCATTTTTTTTGTAGGGTCTTGTAAACTCATGACACGACCACCGACTTTAGGCATTTGAATTTCAGGTTTAACGAGCACATCATTATAGCGACTGTTAAAGCGATCAACGAGGTTACGCGTTAACTCAATATGTTGTTTTTGGTCATCGCCAACTGGTACGATGTCTGTATTATACAAGACGATATCAGCTGCCATAAGTGGTGGATATGTAAGGAGACCAGCCGGAATACCATCATTTTGTTTTTGCGCTTTATCTTTATATTGCGTCATTCGTTCTAATTCACCAATTGATGAAATCGTTGTTAACATCCATCCTGCTTGAACATGTGCAGGGACTTCTGACTGAATAAATAAAGTAATCTTATCTGGATTAAGTCCTGATGCAAGATAAATTGCTGCTAATTGACGAATTTGTTTGCGTAACTTCAAACGGTCTTGAGGTACTGTAATGGCATGTTGATCAACAATACAGAAGAAACAGTTATAATCATCTTGAATCTCTGCAAATTGTTTCAGTGCGCCGATATAGTTTCCTAATGTAGGAATACCACTTGGCTGAATACCGGAAAATAAAGTTTTCATTATTAAAAAGCCTACTTTCTATCATGTATATTGTTGTAACTATTATATCAGTATTTTCTTTGTTTGTAATTTGTGATAAGGTATAAATATCAATTGATTAGATAAGGTTATACGACTTAAGTCTGATTATTTGAATAAAAAAATTTAAATTGCATTTTCTCATTTAATTTTAATGTTGACCACATATAATAAAATCATAACGTTAGAAGACAAGGGCTAAAGTTTTAAAACGTTTTGACATATATTGTGCAGTCAAACAAGAAACGTTAAAAATTATGATGAATGTAAATTCATTAAACTAGGAGAGTGAGATGTATGGTAACATTATTTACTTCACCAAGTTGCACATCTTGCCGTAAAGCGAAAGCATGGTTACAAGAACATGACATTCCGTATACGGAGCGAAATATTTTCTCTGAGCATTTAACTTTAGATGAAATCAAAGAGATCCTTAAAATGACTGAAGATGGAACAGATGAAATTATCTCAACACGTTCAAAAACTTATCAAAAGTTAAACGTGGATATCGATTCATTACCACTTCAAGATTTATACACAATCATTCAAGATAACCCAGGTATCTTGCGTCGTCCAATCATCCTAGACGAGAAGAGATTACAAGTTGGTTACAATGAAGATGAAATTCGCCGTTTCCTACCACGTAAAGTGCGTACGTTCCAATTGCTTGAAGCACAACGTATGGTAGACTAACTTAATTTTTGAAGACACTTTTTTAATTTAAATATTTGACTATTCATGGTTGATTGCGTCCGTGAGTAGACACGAAACAGTGCGTCGCATGCGTGCTGTTTTTTTGTTATCATTTTATAGATTAATGGATGATATGCTTCAGAAAAAGTAGATTTTTGGCGTGATTTGGCCAGCTCATATATAGGCAATTTTATTTAGAAAAATATGCAATATGATATAATAAAGATGTAAAAATCAGTATCACAAATAGCAGAAACAAAAAAATTGTATTTTTAAAGATGATTTCATACAATAAGTATACTATTCATCAACTGTAAAGGAGTGTGATGATATGAGAATAGAGCGCATTGATGATATGACAGTTAAATTATTTATCACTTATACAGATATAGAAGCACGTGGATTTAGACGTGAAGATTTATGGACGAACCGTAAGCGCGGTGAAGAGTTCTTCTGGTCTGTCATGGAAGAAGTCAATGAAGAAGAGGATTTTGTTGTAGAGGGACCATTATGGATTCAAGTACACGCTTTTGAAAAGGGCGTGGAAGTGACGATTTCGAAATCAAAAAATGAACCAGAAATGGGTATGTCAGATGACATGAACGCATTTGAAGAAATTGACAACCATTTAAGTGATCTTTTATCAAATTCTTTCAAAGAACCAGAAGCACATGAAGAGAATCATGCAACGAAGAAAGAACAAAAAACGCGTAAAAGTGTATCTAGTGGTAAAGTACCATTGACGCAAACAGCTATCTTTAAGTTTGATGATTTAGAATCAGTCATTGCTTATGCACATCGCCATAATCAACAATTAACACAATTTGAAGATTTACTTTATATGTTAGATCAACAGTATTATTACGTTATACACT
This region of Staphylococcus sp. IVB6240 genomic DNA includes:
- the trpS gene encoding tryptophan--tRNA ligase; its protein translation is MKTLFSGIQPSGIPTLGNYIGALKQFAEIQDDYNCFFCIVDQHAITVPQDRLKLRKQIRQLAAIYLASGLNPDKITLFIQSEVPAHVQAGWMLTTISSIGELERMTQYKDKAQKQNDGIPAGLLTYPPLMAADIVLYNTDIVPVGDDQKQHIELTRNLVDRFNSRYNDVLVKPEIQMPKVGGRVMSLQDPTKKMSKSDDNQKNFISLLDEPRLAAKKIKSAVTDSDGIIKYDKENKPGISNLLTIYSSLTGTPIATLEAQYEGQGYGAFKGDLADIVEKFLIDFQEKFNTFYESDRLDEILDEGRDKAQRASFKTLKKMEKAMGLGRKTK
- the spxA gene encoding transcriptional regulator SpxA, whose product is MVTLFTSPSCTSCRKAKAWLQEHDIPYTERNIFSEHLTLDEIKEILKMTEDGTDEIISTRSKTYQKLNVDIDSLPLQDLYTIIQDNPGILRRPIILDEKRLQVGYNEDEIRRFLPRKVRTFQLLEAQRMVD
- the mecA gene encoding adaptor protein MecA — encoded protein: MRIERIDDMTVKLFITYTDIEARGFRREDLWTNRKRGEEFFWSVMEEVNEEEDFVVEGPLWIQVHAFEKGVEVTISKSKNEPEMGMSDDMNAFEEIDNHLSDLLSNSFKEPEAHEENHATKKEQKTRKSVSSGKVPLTQTAIFKFDDLESVIAYAHRHNQQLTQFEDLLYMLDQQYYYVIHFDASVTEEEIHNFYSQMLEFASLSDKTELYLNDYGKIVMSYNVTEQVKRYFTL